One genomic region from Chitinophagales bacterium encodes:
- a CDS encoding AAA family ATPase → MRIKRVIIEGFRVFEKADIQFSENQTTAFIGNNGSGKTSILEALRFGLYNVLFSINKNTSPVILASKDVNNNCSYLNNRIEFLFNPIIVNNSRDFIVNYGLSSKATESIGTPLRITPLKNFGEKALSDPSTNIPTIIYYPTDRIVDEIDVEPDELNTHPFAAYDNALDASINFNSFFKWFRNMEDLENEMRLNEDANHRNKGLTTIRTAIESFLPNFSHLRVKRKGQPAMVVKKGKEELEINQLSHGEKVLLAMVGDIAQRLSIANPSLANPLEGEGVVMIDEIELHLHPTWQRMVIDNLEVTFPNLQFIVTTHSPQVIGNLRKGSVFSVENGKIYPLPYSYGRDSNWILKVMMDAEERDEEVTEELEQYFSLIEEGKLQEAGELRAKLEEEIGSDYPPFVKADILTRRKQKLMQ, encoded by the coding sequence ATGCGAATCAAACGGGTAATAATTGAAGGTTTTAGAGTGTTTGAAAAAGCGGATATTCAATTTTCCGAAAACCAAACAACTGCTTTCATTGGAAACAATGGGAGTGGAAAGACTTCAATATTGGAGGCTTTAAGGTTTGGCTTATATAACGTGCTTTTTAGTATCAACAAAAATACCTCGCCAGTAATTTTAGCTTCAAAAGATGTGAATAATAATTGCTCATATCTTAATAACAGGATAGAATTCTTATTCAATCCAATTATAGTTAACAACTCTCGTGATTTTATTGTCAATTATGGATTATCTTCAAAGGCAACTGAAAGCATCGGCACTCCTCTTCGTATTACTCCTTTAAAAAACTTTGGCGAAAAAGCCCTCTCCGACCCATCTACCAACATCCCTACCATCATCTACTACCCCACCGACCGAATTGTAGATGAAATAGATGTAGAACCCGATGAACTCAATACCCATCCTTTTGCGGCTTATGACAATGCCTTAGATGCTTCCATCAACTTCAATAGCTTTTTTAAGTGGTTTCGCAATATGGAAGATTTGGAGAATGAAATGCGGTTGAATGAAGATGCAAATCATAGAAATAAAGGTTTGACTACCATCAGAACTGCTATCGAATCTTTCTTGCCGAACTTTAGCCACCTTCGAGTCAAACGAAAAGGACAACCTGCAATGGTGGTTAAAAAAGGAAAAGAGGAATTGGAAATCAATCAACTGTCGCATGGAGAGAAAGTATTGTTGGCAATGGTGGGAGATATTGCTCAGCGTTTGTCTATTGCCAATCCAAGTTTGGCGAATCCATTGGAGGGCGAAGGCGTGGTGATGATTGACGAAATTGAATTGCATTTACATCCGACTTGGCAACGAATGGTAATTGACAATTTGGAGGTGACTTTTCCGAATTTGCAGTTCATTGTAACGACACATTCACCACAAGTAATCGGCAATTTGCGGAAAGGTAGCGTTTTCTCAGTCGAAAATGGGAAGATTTATCCTCTCCCTTATTCTTATGGACGAGACAGCAATTGGATTTTGAAGGTGATGATGGATGCCGAGGAACGAGATGAAGAAGTAACAGAAGAATTGGAGCAGTATTTCAGTCTTATTGAAGAAGGGAAGTTACAGGAAGCAGGCGAGTTGAGGGCAAAATTGGAGGAAGAAATTGGGAGTGATTACCCTCCTTTTGTAAAAGCAGATATTTTGACAAGACGCAAGCAAAAACTGATGCAATGA
- a CDS encoding transposase has protein sequence MNSLIIGIDVSNKTLDIAYQEDNHWVDYQIENTMKSIEVFLQGFDEQHITFVLEPTGTYSDKLLHSLDKSNCSIKLINPQKSSAFMKVLGITAKDDKQAARALAIAGKTLDLPDFQMPNEDIQKRKKCKWLLMPLKSRNDRLKIKFIALCSVFTHQMLS, from the coding sequence ATGAATTCTCTAATTATCGGTATAGATGTAAGTAACAAGACTTTAGACATTGCTTATCAAGAAGATAACCACTGGGTTGATTATCAAATCGAAAATACAATGAAATCCATAGAGGTATTCTTACAAGGTTTTGATGAACAACATATTACTTTTGTTTTAGAACCTACTGGCACTTACAGTGATAAGTTGCTTCATTCTTTAGACAAATCCAACTGCTCTATTAAATTGATTAATCCACAAAAAAGCAGTGCTTTTATGAAAGTCTTAGGCATTACTGCAAAAGATGATAAGCAAGCAGCAAGAGCTTTAGCAATAGCTGGAAAGACACTTGATTTGCCTGATTTTCAAATGCCTAATGAGGATATTCAAAAGAGAAAAAAATGCAAATGGCTCTTAATGCCTTTGAAAAGCAGGAACGACAGACTAAAAATCAAATTCATAGCCTTATGCAGTGTCTTTACACACCAGATGTTGTCTTAG
- a CDS encoding transposase, which translates to MALNAFEKQERQTKNQIHSLMQCLYTPDVVLEAFQDVLNTIQDNIRKIKQELDALTDIGFDKFKELACSVKGIGEKSAQLLYTYTNGFELFTNSKQLVKFVSTVPLTHQSGSSVYRKGRISKAGPAQIRTVLFNATRAAIRFNKECKELFNRLRSKGKPYKVAKVAVINKLLRQTFAVVKSGVKFQDDYHNKFKEHIE; encoded by the coding sequence ATGGCTCTTAATGCCTTTGAAAAGCAGGAACGACAGACTAAAAATCAAATTCATAGCCTTATGCAGTGTCTTTACACACCAGATGTTGTCTTAGAAGCTTTTCAAGACGTATTGAATACGATACAAGACAATATTCGAAAAATCAAACAAGAATTGGATGCCTTGACTGACATTGGTTTCGATAAATTCAAAGAACTTGCCTGTTCTGTTAAGGGTATTGGCGAAAAATCAGCCCAATTACTATACACATATACTAATGGCTTTGAATTATTTACAAATTCTAAACAATTGGTTAAGTTTGTAAGCACCGTGCCTTTGACTCATCAATCGGGTTCTTCTGTGTATCGAAAAGGACGCATTTCAAAAGCTGGTCCAGCTCAAATTAGGACAGTTCTTTTCAATGCTACAAGAGCAGCTATACGATTCAATAAAGAATGTAAAGAACTTTTCAATAGACTCCGATCAAAAGGAAAGCCATACAAGGTAGCTAAAGTTGCTGTTATCAACAAGCTGCTTAGGCAAACTTTTGCCGTCGTTAAATCAGGTGTCAAATTTCAAGATGATTATCACAATAAATTCAAAGAACATATTGAATAA
- a CDS encoding transglutaminase family protein, giving the protein MLYLTIAEQLQLPIYGLTLPTHMLVVWKDENTEIYWETTEGQVRSKAFYVEKYAIAAEQVGENMILNPLKKKDLLAVICFNIGKAYSDKNIFEEAIRYTRQAIELRKDWSNPYSTMATVYRNMELPENALYYSNQALQRFDKDIESYKTMTWAYTFLGCNTEAEEAFGRYLELQ; this is encoded by the coding sequence CTGCTTTACCTCACTATTGCCGAACAACTTCAATTACCGATTTATGGCTTGACGCTGCCTACTCACATGCTGGTCGTTTGGAAAGACGAAAACACGGAAATCTATTGGGAAACAACTGAAGGGCAGGTTCGGTCAAAGGCATTTTATGTAGAAAAATATGCCATTGCAGCCGAACAAGTAGGCGAGAATATGATTTTGAACCCATTGAAGAAGAAAGACCTATTGGCAGTCATTTGCTTCAATATCGGAAAAGCATACAGCGATAAAAATATTTTTGAAGAAGCCATCCGATATACCCGTCAAGCCATTGAACTACGCAAGGATTGGAGTAATCCCTACTCGACTATGGCGACTGTTTACCGAAACATGGAACTTCCCGAAAACGCACTTTATTACAGTAATCAAGCACTTCAACGGTTTGATAAAGATATAGAAAGCTACAAAACAATGACTTGGGCTTATACCTTTTTGGGCTGCAATACAGAAGCGGAGGAGGCTTTTGGGAGGTATTTAGAATTGCAGTAA
- a CDS encoding pirin family protein, whose product MDRKNFLKKSLLGLAATTGVTALASQTSTYNRLMEQVGFNHLPNTEEKTMKTVLHKAQTRGHANHGWLDSHHSFSFANYYNPQRMNFGVLRVLNDDSVSAGRGFSTHPHDNMEIISIPLEGDLEHKDSMGNVAVIKQGDVQVMSAGTGIFHSEYNKNKDKDVKFLQIWVFPNKKDVTPRYDQITLNETDSHNQLQQILSPNADDDGVWVHQNAWFHLGKLEKGTNVSYQVNAPTTNGVYAFVLDGTVKIEGQELGKRDGFGLWEVENIDIEASEDARVLLMEVPMAIS is encoded by the coding sequence ATGGATCGCAAAAACTTTCTCAAAAAATCATTATTGGGCTTGGCTGCTACTACAGGTGTAACGGCTTTGGCTTCACAAACATCAACCTACAACCGCTTAATGGAGCAAGTAGGATTTAATCATTTACCAAACACGGAGGAAAAAACAATGAAAACGGTATTGCACAAGGCACAAACAAGAGGACACGCCAATCATGGATGGCTTGACAGTCACCACAGTTTTAGCTTTGCGAACTACTACAATCCGCAGCGCATGAACTTTGGCGTTTTGCGGGTTTTGAACGATGACTCAGTTTCGGCAGGTCGGGGGTTCAGCACACATCCACACGACAACATGGAAATCATTTCGATTCCGTTGGAAGGGGATTTGGAACACAAAGACAGCATGGGCAATGTGGCGGTTATCAAACAAGGCGATGTTCAGGTGATGAGTGCTGGAACAGGGATTTTTCACAGTGAGTACAACAAAAACAAGGACAAAGATGTGAAATTCTTGCAAATCTGGGTATTTCCTAACAAGAAGGATGTAACGCCTCGTTATGACCAAATTACCCTGAATGAAACGGACAGTCACAACCAACTGCAACAGATTCTTTCGCCAAACGCAGACGATGATGGCGTTTGGGTGCATCAAAATGCTTGGTTTCACCTCGGCAAATTGGAGAAAGGAACAAATGTTTCATATCAAGTGAACGCTCCTACAACGAATGGTGTGTATGCTTTTGTATTGGATGGAACGGTGAAGATTGAAGGGCAAGAACTCGGCAAACGGGATGGTTTTGGCTTGTGGGAAGTCGAAAATATTGACATTGAAGCAAGCGAAGATGCACGGGTTTTGTTGATGGAGGTGCCGATGGCGATTTCTTAA
- a CDS encoding retron system putative HNH endonuclease: MKRILKGVEPDFFTEWKNATIPTWSENPKDWDWGELKNPEKDRLREILFEEQGFICCYCNRGLQGILTKMEHFFPKQADKYPSKMFDYDNLLIACHGGEKDLRPRFLYCDATKGDKEPPLISPLQTDCESYFHFTTTGNIKAKNNDANSVSTIALLNLNNQKLIELRRTAIDTYIEICMEDTQTDEEFEQNMRGVVEDLKQRQDGKFAPFCTAVIGAFQYYLNP, encoded by the coding sequence ATGAAAAGAATCCTCAAAGGTGTAGAACCCGATTTCTTTACCGAATGGAAAAATGCCACAATTCCCACTTGGTCTGAAAATCCGAAAGATTGGGATTGGGGAGAATTGAAGAATCCAGAAAAAGACAGACTGCGAGAAATACTTTTTGAAGAACAAGGTTTTATCTGTTGCTACTGCAATCGTGGATTACAAGGTATTCTCACCAAAATGGAGCATTTTTTTCCCAAGCAAGCAGACAAATATCCAAGTAAAATGTTCGATTATGACAATCTGCTGATTGCTTGTCATGGAGGTGAAAAAGACCTTCGACCACGCTTTCTGTATTGTGATGCTACAAAAGGCGACAAAGAACCACCTCTTATTTCACCACTTCAAACGGATTGTGAAAGCTATTTTCATTTTACGACCACAGGCAATATCAAAGCAAAAAATAATGACGCTAATAGTGTTTCAACGATTGCTTTATTGAATCTCAACAATCAAAAACTCATTGAGCTAAGACGAACTGCCATAGATACCTACATTGAAATCTGTATGGAAGATACTCAAACAGATGAAGAATTTGAGCAAAACATGAGAGGTGTTGTAGAAGATTTGAAGCAAAGACAAGACGGAAAATTTGCGCCATTTTGTACGGCGGTTATTGGCGCATTTCAATACTATTTGAATCCATAA
- a CDS encoding TonB-dependent receptor — protein MITHKILPILFFLLFLQFTSAQTITLQNIQNEQPIQNVAVLIEGEETQTTDVKGNFTLNCSKDKLHLRISHVSYETLQLSIACNDLPKIIYLTPNDVLLNQVTIQAFEGKKHLLKTAGAIATISPKTLQQSDQTSLVQAFNTLSGVRMEERANGSYRLSIRGSSLSSPFNVRNVKMYWNNVPITKSDGETLINLIDPEMVNRVEIIKGPASSLYGAGNGGAVLLQTLPLFYQQDNLEINSTFGSYGLWKFSAGATKSWGKNGVQFRYNHQESDGYRDHNALNRNMFNFNGFFDLEKAGTVRVATFFTLLDYQIPGGLNADQRDENPRQARSGSATQNASIENQMSLTGIDYALPISENWEMKAAMSITTINFINPFNTNYKTENQTGFGIRPQLIYTTSIAEHSDRKLQWVSGMESQFTSVDAKVFGNVEAEKDTLQFADYIEPRYATVFTQASMDFPQNWTATLGISYNNVRYDMERIDHLGDFSENDIQFEGALTPRLAIVKTWKEKYAVHGGVSWGFSPPSLSEVRTSEGSINNDLQAEKGVNYELGFRADWKRLQVDVSLFSLQLRDAFVTKTADNGTVLFENAGSTSNRGIEAMMAYSLLHNQNTTGFLSALNARLAYTYHPFRFKKYVKEGSDFSGNDYTGVAPHTLNLGLDLDMATGTFAHFNYNFTDAIPLNDANTVFSNSYNLVNVKMGYRKTFDNFGLELFGGVNNLLGEAYSLGNDLNAFGGRYYQPAAERNFYGGVRLRWH, from the coding sequence ATGATTACTCACAAAATACTTCCAATCCTTTTCTTTCTTCTATTTCTTCAATTTACATCTGCTCAAACCATCACACTACAAAACATTCAAAATGAACAGCCCATACAAAATGTGGCGGTTTTAATTGAAGGTGAGGAAACACAAACGACAGATGTAAAGGGTAACTTTACTCTAAATTGCAGCAAAGACAAATTACACCTCCGCATTTCACACGTTTCTTACGAAACACTGCAATTGTCAATCGCTTGCAACGATTTGCCCAAAATCATTTACCTCACCCCCAACGATGTTCTCCTCAATCAAGTCACCATTCAAGCTTTTGAAGGTAAAAAACACTTATTGAAAACCGCAGGTGCCATCGCTACTATTTCCCCGAAGACTTTGCAGCAAAGCGACCAAACTTCCCTCGTTCAAGCTTTCAATACGCTTTCGGGAGTACGTATGGAAGAACGTGCAAACGGCAGTTACCGGCTTTCGATTCGAGGAAGTTCATTGAGTTCACCCTTCAATGTTCGCAATGTCAAAATGTATTGGAACAACGTCCCCATAACCAAATCGGATGGAGAAACACTGATCAACCTGATTGATCCCGAAATGGTAAATCGTGTAGAAATCATAAAAGGGCCTGCAAGTAGTTTGTATGGGGCGGGCAATGGTGGAGCAGTGTTGTTACAGACTTTGCCACTTTTCTATCAGCAGGATAATTTAGAAATAAACAGCACCTTTGGGAGTTATGGACTGTGGAAATTCTCGGCAGGAGCTACCAAAAGTTGGGGCAAAAATGGGGTGCAATTTCGATACAATCACCAAGAATCTGATGGTTATCGTGACCACAATGCATTGAACAGAAATATGTTTAACTTCAATGGCTTTTTTGATTTGGAAAAAGCAGGAACAGTTCGAGTAGCAACTTTTTTCACACTTTTGGATTACCAAATTCCTGGTGGACTCAATGCCGACCAAAGAGACGAAAATCCTCGTCAAGCTCGCTCAGGAAGTGCCACCCAAAATGCCTCTATTGAAAATCAAATGTCTTTGACAGGCATTGATTATGCGTTGCCAATCAGCGAAAATTGGGAAATGAAAGCTGCTATGTCCATTACGACCATCAACTTCATCAACCCCTTCAATACCAATTACAAAACTGAGAATCAAACGGGTTTTGGAATTCGCCCACAGTTGATTTACACAACTTCAATAGCAGAACACTCCGACCGAAAACTGCAATGGGTATCGGGTATGGAATCGCAGTTTACAAGCGTAGATGCCAAAGTATTTGGAAATGTTGAAGCAGAAAAAGACACACTTCAATTTGCGGATTATATCGAACCTCGTTATGCAACTGTTTTTACACAAGCAAGCATGGATTTTCCACAAAACTGGACAGCAACCCTCGGAATCAGTTACAACAATGTCCGTTATGACATGGAAAGGATTGACCATTTAGGCGATTTCAGCGAGAATGACATACAATTTGAAGGTGCACTCACCCCAAGATTGGCAATAGTCAAAACATGGAAAGAAAAATATGCAGTGCATGGCGGCGTAAGTTGGGGTTTTTCGCCACCAAGTTTGAGTGAAGTTCGTACAAGTGAAGGTAGCATCAACAATGATTTGCAGGCAGAAAAAGGGGTGAATTATGAATTGGGTTTTCGGGCGGATTGGAAACGTTTGCAGGTAGATGTCAGTTTGTTTTCGCTACAATTGCGGGATGCTTTCGTGACCAAAACTGCCGACAATGGAACGGTTTTGTTTGAAAATGCAGGCAGCACTTCCAACCGAGGTATAGAAGCAATGATGGCTTACTCCTTATTGCACAACCAAAACACTACCGGTTTTTTATCCGCATTAAACGCAAGATTGGCTTATACTTACCATCCTTTTCGCTTCAAAAAATATGTAAAAGAAGGCAGCGATTTTTCGGGAAATGACTATACGGGTGTTGCGCCACATACTTTGAATCTTGGGCTGGATTTGGATATGGCAACAGGTACCTTCGCCCACTTCAATTACAATTTTACGGATGCAATTCCATTAAACGATGCGAATACAGTGTTTTCCAACTCCTACAATTTGGTGAATGTGAAAATGGGGTATCGAAAAACATTTGACAACTTTGGATTGGAACTTTTTGGGGGAGTGAACAATTTATTGGGTGAGGCATATAGTTTGGGAAATGACTTGAATGCTTTTGGCGGAAGGTATTATCAACCTGCCGCAGAGCGGAATTTTTATGGAGGGGTGCGGTTAAGATGGCATTGA